The proteins below are encoded in one region of Sporosarcina sp. FSL K6-1508:
- a CDS encoding GNAT family N-acetyltransferase, protein MTIKLKSKRILLREMEEKDWIDVHTYASQPTVCQYQPWGPNTDKESQDFVKQVILDARQNPRSRFVFSIIQQERLIGAGEISIRDFTHREGEIGYIINPAYWGMGYATEASKLLIEFGFEVLHLHRIFATCDPRNVASSNVLEKNGMTKEGRIREDLLLKDGWRDSFLYSILEHEWITPK, encoded by the coding sequence ATGACTATTAAGTTAAAAAGCAAAAGAATTTTACTTAGAGAAATGGAAGAAAAAGATTGGATAGATGTACATACATATGCTTCTCAACCTACGGTTTGCCAATATCAACCGTGGGGGCCAAATACCGATAAAGAGTCACAGGATTTTGTAAAACAAGTTATTTTAGACGCAAGACAGAATCCGAGAAGTCGATTTGTCTTTTCAATAATTCAACAAGAAAGATTGATCGGTGCGGGTGAAATAAGTATTCGAGACTTTACCCATAGAGAAGGAGAAATAGGCTATATTATTAATCCTGCATACTGGGGAATGGGATACGCAACTGAAGCATCGAAACTTTTGATTGAATTTGGATTTGAAGTATTACATTTACATCGTATTTTCGCAACTTGTGACCCAAGAAATGTAGCGTCGTCAAACGTATTAGAGAAAAATGGAATGACTAAGGAAGGTAGAATAAGAGAAGACTTATTACTAAAGGATGGTTGGCGAGATTCTTTTTTATACAGCATTTTAGAACATGAATGGATTACGCCTAAGTAA
- a CDS encoding DMT family transporter — translation MNRDWIKVFIAAFFEIFWVIGLKHANDSWTWAGTVISIIISFYLLIMAGRKLPVGTVYAVFVGIGTAGTVFSEIIFFGESFKLSKMILLVLLLTGVIGLKLVTNDKIQEGNES, via the coding sequence ATGAACAGAGATTGGATTAAAGTATTTATTGCCGCTTTTTTTGAAATTTTTTGGGTTATTGGTTTAAAACATGCAAACGATAGTTGGACTTGGGCAGGAACTGTTATTTCTATTATAATCAGCTTCTATTTATTGATAATGGCAGGTCGAAAACTTCCTGTTGGGACTGTATACGCGGTCTTTGTTGGAATTGGTACGGCGGGAACTGTCTTTTCCGAAATCATCTTCTTTGGAGAATCATTCAAACTAAGCAAAATGATTTTACTAGTGCTTTTATTAACAGGCGTAATTGGTTTGAAATTAGTTACCAATGATAAAATTCAAGAAGGGAATGAATCTTAA
- a CDS encoding DMT family transporter produces MVWISLILAGIFEMVGVAMINKLHQDSNWKSLVLLIFAFGSSFLLLAYAMTTLPMGTAYAVWTGIGAAGGAVLGMIYYGESRDWRRIIFITIILGAAIGLKLVS; encoded by the coding sequence ATGGTGTGGATTTCTTTAATCTTGGCAGGAATTTTTGAAATGGTTGGTGTTGCGATGATAAATAAATTGCATCAGGATTCTAATTGGAAATCCTTAGTTTTATTAATTTTTGCATTTGGATCAAGCTTTCTGTTACTTGCTTATGCAATGACAACCTTACCAATGGGAACAGCCTATGCAGTTTGGACTGGCATTGGTGCAGCTGGTGGTGCTGTATTGGGAATGATTTATTATGGTGAATCAAGAGACTGGAGAAGAATTATTTTTATTACAATAATTTTAGGTGCAGCAATAGGTTTAAAACTAGTTTCGTAA
- the istA gene encoding IS21 family transposase, with protein MYITLDVQTDFEINSLSDLTKFKQLMENLKMKINKSQLAREMGIDRRTVDKYLSGFTPKETKEKIAILDEYYEIIAALLSEDSKQVFYYRRVLWQYLTDNHGLKCAQSTFRRYISKKPEFAAYFTEQVRVPSPKGTTRFETPPGQQAQFDWKESIPFETSDGEKIEVNVGALVLGYSRFRVFTLTLRKTQDVLFSFLTEAFEKIGGVPKEIVTDNPKTIMDVPRREDNPGKVNSRFAAFAKDFDFKVRPCIAGRPRTKGKVETQMKFIDEIHAYQGQLTLNELYQFIEKLMNRVNQSFHQGSGKIPAFALEKEKSSLLPLPAEKIRNSYRIKHQLVQVNTSSMISYKANQYSVPTKYIGQKVGIQVLDDQLWIYYNMECIARHPISNRKLNIRPSDYKETLQISAPHYPDIEALAKNNLKAIGEVYDA; from the coding sequence ATGTACATAACGCTAGATGTTCAAACGGATTTTGAAATCAATAGTCTTTCAGACTTAACAAAATTCAAACAGTTAATGGAGAATCTAAAAATGAAAATTAACAAAAGCCAATTGGCAAGGGAAATGGGTATAGATCGGCGGACGGTTGATAAATACCTAAGTGGATTTACACCAAAAGAAACAAAAGAGAAAATAGCGATTTTAGATGAATACTACGAAATAATTGCAGCACTTTTATCTGAGGACTCGAAGCAAGTCTTTTATTACCGACGCGTACTTTGGCAATACCTAACGGACAATCATGGGTTAAAATGTGCTCAATCTACTTTTCGTCGTTATATTTCAAAAAAGCCAGAGTTCGCTGCCTATTTCACAGAGCAGGTGCGCGTGCCTTCACCTAAAGGGACGACAAGATTTGAAACACCGCCTGGCCAACAAGCACAATTCGATTGGAAAGAAAGTATTCCATTCGAAACAAGTGATGGAGAAAAAATAGAGGTAAATGTAGGAGCGCTTGTGTTAGGGTATTCACGTTTCCGCGTATTCACTCTTACATTACGAAAAACACAAGATGTTTTATTCTCCTTTTTGACGGAGGCATTTGAAAAAATAGGAGGTGTTCCGAAGGAAATCGTAACTGATAATCCAAAAACGATTATGGATGTGCCACGAAGAGAAGATAATCCAGGGAAAGTAAATAGCCGGTTCGCTGCTTTTGCGAAGGACTTTGATTTCAAGGTTAGGCCGTGTATTGCAGGTCGTCCCCGTACGAAAGGGAAAGTAGAAACTCAAATGAAATTTATAGATGAAATTCATGCCTATCAAGGTCAGCTGACCTTGAACGAACTCTATCAATTCATTGAAAAGTTGATGAATCGAGTCAATCAATCCTTTCATCAAGGTTCAGGGAAAATCCCAGCATTTGCGTTAGAAAAAGAAAAGAGTTCCCTTCTTCCGCTACCAGCAGAAAAAATAAGGAACTCTTACCGTATCAAGCATCAGCTTGTACAGGTGAATACATCAAGTATGATCTCCTACAAAGCCAACCAGTATTCAGTGCCCACTAAGTACATCGGCCAAAAGGTAGGGATACAAGTACTAGATGATCAATTATGGATTTATTATAACATGGAGTGCATTGCGCGCCACCCTATATCGAATCGGAAATTAAATATTCGTCCTTCAGATTATAAAGAAACGCTGCAAATATCAGCTCCCCATTATCCAGACATTGAGGCTTTAGCTAAAAACAATCTAAAAGCCATTGGAGAGGTGTATGACGCATGA
- the istB gene encoding IS21-like element helper ATPase IstB, with protein MMQQTNYQQLLKNLEYLKLKQMVTYLDEVIDFGIHNQLSFIDTLIKLTNYEIDLREKNMVHAMVKVGAFPNLKEVKDFDFEFQPSLNPQQIQDFLTLRFIEGNENIVFLGPSGVGKTFLASAIGIAAAKKRTSTYFIKCHDLIQNLKRARLENRLESRLKHYTKYKLLIIDEIGYLPIDAEDAKLFFQLIDMRYEKRSTIFTTNVNFKSWDEVFQETKLANAILDRILHHATVVTIVGNSYRLKDHLAPEGE; from the coding sequence ATGATGCAGCAAACAAATTATCAACAGCTTCTGAAGAACTTGGAGTATTTGAAACTGAAACAAATGGTAACGTATTTAGACGAAGTCATCGACTTCGGTATCCACAATCAGCTGTCATTTATCGATACATTAATTAAACTGACAAACTATGAAATCGATTTACGTGAAAAAAACATGGTTCACGCGATGGTAAAAGTGGGTGCATTTCCAAATTTAAAAGAGGTAAAGGATTTTGATTTTGAATTCCAACCCTCGCTAAATCCACAGCAAATTCAAGATTTTCTTACGCTACGTTTTATTGAAGGGAACGAAAACATCGTATTTCTGGGACCTAGTGGAGTCGGAAAAACATTTTTGGCTTCAGCGATTGGCATCGCAGCCGCTAAAAAACGTACTAGCACTTACTTTATTAAATGTCATGACTTGATTCAGAACCTGAAGCGGGCCCGCTTAGAAAACCGTTTAGAAAGCCGCTTGAAACACTACACAAAGTATAAGTTACTCATAATCGATGAGATAGGCTATTTACCGATTGATGCGGAGGATGCAAAACTATTCTTCCAGCTGATAGATATGCGTTATGAAAAACGTAGCACAATCTTTACTACTAATGTTAACTTCAAATCCTGGGACGAGGTATTTCAGGAAACCAAGTTAGCAAATGCGATATTAGATCGTATTTTACATCACGCAACGGTGGTTACCATCGTTGGAAATTCTTATCGTTTGAAAGATCATCTAGCTCCAGAAGGTGAGTGA
- a CDS encoding SDR family oxidoreductase, whose translation MNHLKGEIAIITGVSRLKGIGAAICKELAEAGYHIFFTYWKEYDLKMSWSIDLDEPIKLKEELIRQGVKVACMELDLTQYDAPEQLLSRVSEQLGYPDILINNAAYSTNNNFSNLTAEELDKHYMVNVRATTLLSSKFARNFDKKSDGRIVNITSGQFQGPMSGELAYATTKGAVDALTITLSAELAPLGITVNAINPGPTDTGWMTEEIKNELTPMFPFGRIGEPKDVAKTIKFLVSDEADWITGQIIHSEGGFKR comes from the coding sequence ATGAACCATTTAAAAGGGGAAATCGCTATTATTACGGGTGTAAGCCGTTTGAAAGGGATTGGAGCGGCTATTTGTAAGGAGTTAGCTGAAGCGGGTTATCATATATTTTTTACCTATTGGAAAGAATATGATTTGAAAATGTCTTGGAGCATTGATTTAGATGAGCCAATAAAATTAAAAGAAGAATTAATTAGACAAGGTGTTAAGGTAGCATGTATGGAGTTGGATTTAACTCAATATGATGCACCTGAACAACTTTTAAGTAGAGTTTCTGAACAACTTGGTTACCCTGATATCTTGATAAATAACGCAGCATACTCAACTAACAACAATTTTTCTAATTTAACTGCCGAAGAATTGGATAAACATTACATGGTAAATGTTCGTGCAACGACACTATTAAGTAGTAAATTTGCTCGAAATTTTGATAAAAAATCTGATGGAAGGATAGTCAATATTACTTCAGGTCAATTTCAAGGACCGATGTCTGGTGAGTTAGCATATGCAACAACAAAGGGAGCAGTCGATGCTTTAACAATCACATTGTCCGCTGAACTTGCCCCTTTAGGAATTACGGTCAATGCAATAAATCCAGGTCCAACTGATACAGGATGGATGACTGAAGAAATCAAAAATGAACTAACACCGATGTTTCCTTTCGGCAGAATAGGTGAACCGAAAGATGTAGCAAAAACGATTAAATTTCTAGTGAGTGATGAAGCAGATTGGATTACAGGCCAGATTATTCATTCAGAAGGTGGATTTAAAAGGTAA
- a CDS encoding nitric oxide synthase oxygenase — translation MVQSIKTTKLLMEATQFIKNCYDELGMSKEIQLKRIEEIKNEINTTGTYSHKTFELTHGAKMAWRNSNRCIGRLLWNTLNIFDARDVLTAEDAYEKLVKHIDFATNDGKIRSTITIFAPRKNGKDPIRIWNHQLLRYAGYKEGDKVIGDSTSIKLTKMCERMGWRGENTSFDILPLVIQEIGKKPKLFEVPNEIIKEVPITHPQIDGFSKLGVKWYAVPIISNMRLAIGGIDYPMAPFNGWYMGTEIGARNLADQDRYNLLPKVAEIMELDTKSNRSLWIDKALIELNIAVLHSFQQAHITLVDHHTAAKQFKNFEENEMKNGRPITGNWAWLIPPISPATTDIYHKPYNNDILTPNYFYQSDPQEN, via the coding sequence ATGGTTCAATCTATTAAAACTACTAAATTGCTAATGGAAGCAACGCAATTTATAAAAAATTGTTACGACGAACTGGGAATGTCTAAAGAAATACAATTGAAACGAATTGAAGAAATAAAAAATGAAATAAATACTACTGGAACATATTCTCATAAGACTTTTGAATTAACACATGGAGCAAAAATGGCTTGGCGTAATAGTAATCGTTGTATAGGGCGATTACTTTGGAATACGTTAAATATTTTTGATGCACGAGATGTACTTACAGCAGAAGATGCATACGAAAAATTAGTTAAGCATATTGATTTTGCTACAAATGATGGGAAAATCCGATCTACAATTACAATCTTTGCACCTCGAAAAAATGGAAAAGATCCTATTAGAATTTGGAACCATCAATTACTACGTTATGCCGGATACAAAGAGGGCGATAAAGTAATTGGTGATTCAACATCTATCAAATTGACAAAAATGTGCGAAAGAATGGGATGGAGAGGGGAGAATACCTCCTTCGACATTCTCCCATTAGTCATTCAGGAAATAGGAAAAAAACCTAAATTATTTGAAGTTCCCAATGAAATAATTAAAGAAGTGCCGATAACTCACCCGCAAATTGATGGTTTCAGCAAGTTAGGAGTAAAATGGTATGCTGTTCCAATTATTTCAAACATGCGTTTAGCGATAGGCGGAATTGATTACCCTATGGCTCCGTTTAATGGTTGGTATATGGGCACTGAAATTGGAGCAAGAAACTTAGCCGACCAAGACCGCTATAATTTATTACCAAAAGTTGCGGAAATAATGGAATTAGATACTAAATCTAACCGCTCACTGTGGATTGACAAGGCTTTAATTGAATTAAATATCGCGGTATTACATTCTTTTCAACAAGCTCATATAACGCTTGTTGACCATCATACAGCAGCTAAACAATTCAAAAATTTCGAAGAAAATGAAATGAAAAATGGTCGACCTATCACAGGAAATTGGGCATGGCTTATTCCTCCAATATCACCTGCTACCACTGACATTTACCATAAACCATATAACAATGACATTTTAACCCCTAACTACTTTTACCAATCGGATCCTCAAGAAAACTAA
- a CDS encoding polysaccharide deacetylase family protein, whose product MKRTGLIALIVIVLSISILYVNFQASATDKGRQYYEERNLIIWDVQTEEKVIALTFDDGPHPIYTAQILDILARFDAKATFFVLGEHAEKYPTIVLRENDEGHEIANHTFTHSYKYTAKELERELLKTNDVIYGITGTYPVLFRPVGGSYDESVVNIAVENDYKVVLWSWHQDTEDWKRPGVKRIVNRVLTGTKPGDVILFHDAGGNRAQTVKALEEILPELQKQGYQFVTVSELIKRKNAETTMPKVKANRPH is encoded by the coding sequence TTGAAGCGAACAGGGTTAATTGCTCTTATAGTCATTGTCTTGAGTATTTCAATTTTATATGTTAATTTCCAGGCTTCAGCTACTGATAAAGGAAGACAATATTACGAAGAGAGAAATCTTATTATTTGGGATGTTCAAACTGAAGAAAAAGTTATTGCTCTGACATTTGACGACGGGCCACACCCAATTTATACAGCGCAGATTTTAGATATATTGGCCAGATTTGATGCTAAAGCTACCTTTTTTGTTTTAGGAGAACATGCGGAAAAATATCCAACTATTGTGCTAAGAGAAAATGACGAAGGTCATGAAATTGCGAATCATACATTTACTCATTCGTACAAATACACAGCCAAAGAATTGGAACGAGAACTACTAAAGACTAATGACGTCATTTACGGAATTACCGGTACTTATCCGGTTCTTTTTCGTCCGGTAGGTGGAAGTTATGATGAGAGCGTGGTAAATATCGCGGTTGAAAATGATTACAAAGTGGTATTATGGTCTTGGCACCAGGATACTGAAGATTGGAAAAGACCTGGGGTCAAAAGAATTGTGAACAGAGTACTGACCGGTACAAAACCTGGTGATGTAATCTTATTTCATGACGCAGGTGGAAATCGAGCTCAAACCGTAAAAGCTCTTGAAGAAATTCTACCCGAACTTCAAAAACAGGGATACCAATTTGTAACCGTTTCAGAACTCATTAAGAGAAAAAATGCAGAAACCACCATGCCAAAAGTAAAAGCGAACCGTCCACATTGA
- a CDS encoding GNAT family N-acetyltransferase has product MDTLTIKELQSRDEIIEAFPVMKQLRTHLDESTYLELVFAAQENDRYKMLALLDGNKIVAVTGFKPMITLSSGRFVWICDLVTDTNIRSKGYGEKLLTYVHEWAKENNYESVSLSSALQRTDAHRFYEDKMKYTKASYVFKTTL; this is encoded by the coding sequence ATGGACACATTAACAATTAAAGAACTTCAATCACGCGATGAAATTATCGAAGCATTTCCCGTTATGAAGCAGCTACGAACTCATCTGGATGAAAGTACTTATCTTGAATTAGTATTTGCTGCGCAAGAGAATGATAGATATAAAATGTTAGCTTTACTAGACGGTAATAAAATTGTTGCAGTTACTGGTTTTAAGCCGATGATAACACTTTCTAGTGGCAGATTTGTTTGGATTTGTGATTTGGTTACAGATACTAATATACGTTCAAAAGGATACGGTGAAAAACTACTTACATATGTTCATGAATGGGCAAAAGAAAATAATTATGAAAGTGTTTCCTTATCTTCAGCATTACAGCGTACAGATGCACACCGTTTCTATGAAGATAAAATGAAGTATACCAAAGCTAGTTATGTGTTTAAAACAACTTTATAA
- a CDS encoding NUDIX domain-containing protein, which translates to MKEINDLKAGVAIIILDEDNRVLLQKRADVGLWGIPSGHVEIGETVSEAAIREMKEETNLDIRITKLIGVYSDPDSQVFSYPKGKVVHFITTCFLAEIISGELRCNSSESLDIQYFDQQALPPDLLKMHPCWLKDALAESDLAFIR; encoded by the coding sequence ATGAAGGAAATTAACGATCTTAAAGCAGGAGTCGCTATTATTATTTTAGATGAAGACAATCGTGTTTTATTGCAGAAGAGAGCTGATGTAGGGCTATGGGGGATTCCATCAGGACATGTAGAGATTGGGGAGACAGTATCCGAAGCAGCTATTAGAGAAATGAAAGAAGAAACGAATTTAGATATACGTATTACTAAGCTAATCGGTGTTTACTCTGATCCAGATTCACAGGTGTTTTCATATCCTAAAGGAAAAGTAGTTCATTTTATAACAACTTGTTTTTTAGCTGAAATTATAAGCGGAGAACTTCGATGCAATTCTTCAGAATCACTCGATATTCAATATTTTGACCAACAAGCTTTGCCACCTGATTTGTTGAAAATGCATCCTTGCTGGCTGAAAGATGCTCTTGCGGAGAGCGATTTGGCGTTTATACGTTAA
- a CDS encoding CD1375 family protein, with product MRTSIRAFFFSTHKQNKRVANRRMMAFPSMLPVYGLLIKTGAREIGSFPKQYQIPIAEYLAKPVEGK from the coding sequence GTGAGAACGTCCATCCGGGCGTTCTTTTTCTCTACCCATAAACAAAATAAAAGAGTTGCGAACCGACGAATGATGGCGTTTCCATCCATGCTACCTGTATACGGGTTACTTATTAAAACAGGTGCGCGGGAGATTGGTAGTTTTCCAAAGCAGTACCAGATTCCGATTGCGGAGTATTTGGCAAAGCCGGTTGAAGGTAAGTGA
- the ytzI gene encoding YtzI protein — protein sequence MTTTTWIWICIVILILELIFIYIVVHKSYRYKHTIDPIDDHIEKMNREKIDIE from the coding sequence ATGACAACTACAACATGGATATGGATTTGTATTGTTATCTTGATTTTAGAACTCATTTTCATTTATATCGTCGTACATAAAAGTTATCGATATAAACATACGATTGATCCGATTGATGATCATATAGAAAAAATGAATAGAGAGAAAATCGATATAGAATAA
- a CDS encoding cupin domain-containing protein → MIPNIDYTLPTTQFTFNVNDSKAFKKDNHNFINVLSIDQLNTLENVSLLDIFLSEGNVVEPHYHQHAAELVYCISGACTVSLLNPFTKEIQNYPITPGRVANVPQGWWHYIVATVDNTHFLGIFDAPTPEVILGSDLLKLTPSNIMAHTYCMDETQWKKAIAPVKPSTFIGPPEDCNSENLNTPYQEPNYIDQCTDQLYPYTHHNLPSSHY, encoded by the coding sequence TTGATTCCGAATATCGATTACACTTTACCAACAACGCAGTTCACTTTTAATGTAAATGACAGTAAGGCGTTCAAAAAAGATAATCACAACTTTATAAATGTGCTAAGTATCGACCAATTAAACACATTAGAAAATGTCTCTTTACTTGATATTTTTCTAAGCGAAGGCAATGTCGTCGAACCGCATTACCATCAACATGCTGCAGAGCTAGTTTATTGTATTTCCGGAGCTTGCACTGTTTCATTACTGAACCCTTTCACAAAAGAAATTCAAAATTATCCAATAACACCTGGACGGGTTGCGAATGTGCCGCAAGGGTGGTGGCATTATATTGTGGCTACAGTTGATAACACTCACTTTTTAGGGATTTTTGATGCACCAACTCCAGAAGTAATTTTAGGATCAGACCTCTTAAAATTAACTCCTTCAAATATCATGGCACACACCTATTGTATGGATGAGACTCAGTGGAAAAAAGCAATTGCTCCCGTTAAACCTTCAACATTTATTGGGCCTCCTGAGGACTGCAACAGCGAAAATTTAAACACTCCATATCAAGAACCAAATTATATAGATCAATGCACTGACCAACTATATCCCTACACTCACCACAACTTACCTTCCTCCCACTATTAA
- a CDS encoding YolD-like family protein, with the protein MKMLENNHDRGNKKWTALMLSEHIRELRLWMDEDNYEERPELDDFTLQSIQEEIETAYKRKYQILIQTWKDGKFVTRGGAIELIDPQSKSIVLNNPFGPERIMVSEIIKAQFCE; encoded by the coding sequence ATGAAAATGTTAGAAAACAATCATGATCGAGGGAATAAAAAGTGGACTGCATTGATGCTCTCGGAGCATATCAGAGAGCTACGGCTATGGATGGATGAAGATAATTACGAAGAACGTCCCGAGCTTGATGACTTTACCCTACAATCTATCCAGGAAGAAATCGAAACGGCATATAAACGTAAATACCAAATTCTTATCCAGACATGGAAGGACGGCAAATTCGTGACGCGTGGCGGTGCAATAGAATTAATCGATCCCCAATCCAAATCTATTGTGCTTAATAACCCATTCGGCCCTGAAAGGATTATGGTTTCGGAAATCATCAAGGCGCAATTTTGTGAATGA
- a CDS encoding YolD-like family protein, translated as MMKMTAIPKPPKSKVVAGPKLTETDFLEIGERIGESKEFGVEVEITIYAHKRYESVTGVVKEVEGQQGKLTMQIGYDNVKVNMNNIVSVK; from the coding sequence ATGATGAAAATGACAGCAATTCCAAAACCACCAAAATCAAAGGTGGTAGCAGGACCGAAACTGACGGAAACTGATTTTCTAGAAATAGGCGAGAGAATTGGCGAATCAAAAGAATTTGGCGTCGAAGTAGAAATCACGATATATGCTCATAAGCGCTACGAGTCAGTTACAGGCGTCGTTAAAGAAGTTGAAGGTCAACAAGGTAAATTGACGATGCAAATAGGTTACGACAACGTAAAGGTCAATATGAATAATATTGTAAGTGTGAAATGA
- a CDS encoding transcriptional regulator yields the protein MRNQLLKSVEYNESLDMMYLAADGQISKRRINILQVGEVSFRAYCFLRKSKRTFRIDNVLALVPVVHKESMVI from the coding sequence GTGCGTAATCAATTATTAAAGTCAGTTGAATACAATGAGTCACTGGATATGATGTACCTAGCTGCAGATGGTCAAATCAGCAAGCGAAGAATCAATATACTACAAGTCGGTGAGGTATCATTCCGTGCCTATTGTTTTCTACGTAAATCCAAACGTACTTTTAGAATCGATAACGTGCTCGCACTTGTTCCCGTTGTACATAAAGAAAGCATGGTGATCTAA